A DNA window from Pueribacillus theae contains the following coding sequences:
- a CDS encoding DNA-formamidopyrimidine glycosylase family protein, producing MVIQKLIVEEEKMPELPEMETYKTLLQQFIGGQTITKAMVTREKSVNLSTEQFIGFLIGYENLFN from the coding sequence ATGGTAATACAGAAGCTAATCGTGGAGGAAGAGAAAATGCCCGAACTGCCAGAGATGGAAACATATAAAACCTTGCTGCAGCAATTCATTGGCGGCCAAACCATTACAAAAGCTATGGTTACTCGGGAAAAATCTGTGAATTTGTCTACAGAACAATTTATTGGTTTTTTAATAGGTTATGAAAACCTTTTTAATTAA
- a CDS encoding aminoacyl-tRNA deacylase, whose amino-acid sequence MNGLQEILEKCKYKYEIIQHEKPILSREDGSKYFGIEVGQTAPSLILKTDKGYFVLIVSGNRDKLDFEKIADILGCSKVKLASPKEVQKVTGFEVGRVRMVGLDLPCVLDKRLFNYDFVYGGTGQSTFTLKIEPQALNQLNQIAATFD is encoded by the coding sequence ATGAATGGTTTGCAAGAAATTTTGGAGAAATGTAAATATAAATATGAAATAATTCAGCACGAAAAACCAATTCTTTCAAGGGAAGATGGTTCTAAATATTTTGGGATTGAGGTTGGGCAAACCGCACCGTCACTAATTTTAAAAACTGATAAAGGATATTTTGTTTTAATCGTCTCGGGTAATCGTGACAAACTGGATTTTGAAAAAATAGCTGATATTTTAGGTTGTAGTAAAGTAAAATTAGCTTCTCCAAAGGAAGTTCAAAAAGTTACAGGGTTTGAGGTTGGTAGAGTGCGAATGGTTGGTCTTGATTTACCTTGTGTGCTTGACAAAAGACTTTTTAACTATGATTTTGTTTATGGAGGAACAGGGCAATCAACATTCACCTTAAAAATTGAACCACAAGCCTTAAATCAATTAAATCAGATAGCAGCAACATTCGATTAG
- a CDS encoding lactate 2-monooxygenase — translation MSNFGNQHQFSIYQTMTNPDPNRLPVVYEEWEKKAREVLDDGPFYYVAGGAGGEHTMKANLQAFQSRKIVPRMLTNVGERDLTIELFGETYSFPVLHAPIGVQSIIHPDGELASAKACAELEVPYIASSASTAPMEEIAKAMGDDAPKWFQLYWSKDSDVTASFLKRAETAGYSSIVVTLDTSMMAWREYDLKNVYLPFLMGEGVGNYFTDPAFRSKLQKTPEEDPVSATMYWAKVFGNPTLTWNDLAFLREHTRLPILLKGILHPDDAKQALESGVDGLIVSNHGGRQVDGAIGALDALPLICDVVQERIPVLFDSGIRRGSDVLKAVALGAKAVLVGRPCMYGLAVAGQQGVKSVLKNIIADMDITLALSGEKAIRNVNKSLLMEA, via the coding sequence ATGTCAAACTTCGGTAACCAGCATCAATTTAGCATTTATCAAACGATGACGAATCCTGACCCGAACAGGCTTCCTGTCGTTTACGAGGAATGGGAGAAGAAAGCACGGGAAGTCCTTGATGACGGACCATTTTATTATGTTGCAGGCGGGGCCGGCGGAGAACATACGATGAAGGCCAATCTCCAAGCCTTTCAGAGCCGAAAGATCGTTCCGAGGATGCTTACTAACGTAGGAGAACGCGATCTAACCATCGAATTATTTGGAGAAACGTATTCCTTTCCGGTTCTGCATGCCCCAATTGGCGTCCAATCGATTATCCATCCGGATGGAGAGCTTGCTTCTGCAAAGGCTTGTGCAGAGTTGGAAGTCCCCTATATTGCAAGTTCTGCATCGACTGCACCGATGGAAGAAATCGCGAAAGCCATGGGAGATGATGCCCCGAAATGGTTCCAATTGTATTGGAGTAAAGATTCGGATGTAACGGCAAGTTTTTTGAAAAGAGCGGAAACAGCAGGCTACTCAAGTATTGTGGTCACATTGGATACTTCCATGATGGCATGGCGGGAATATGACTTAAAGAATGTGTATTTGCCTTTCTTAATGGGGGAAGGTGTCGGGAACTATTTTACTGATCCGGCCTTTCGTTCAAAGCTTCAGAAAACGCCTGAAGAGGATCCTGTTTCAGCTACAATGTATTGGGCAAAAGTTTTTGGAAATCCAACGTTAACTTGGAATGATCTTGCTTTTTTAAGAGAGCATACACGCCTTCCGATTCTGTTAAAAGGGATTTTACATCCTGATGATGCAAAGCAGGCGTTAGAAAGCGGGGTGGATGGCCTCATTGTTTCCAATCACGGAGGCCGGCAAGTCGATGGAGCGATCGGAGCTTTGGATGCGCTTCCGCTTATATGTGATGTCGTTCAAGAGCGGATTCCAGTACTTTTTGACAGTGGCATTCGACGCGGTTCAGATGTGTTAAAAGCAGTGGCACTTGGTGCGAAAGCCGTTCTTGTTGGCAGGCCATGTATGTATGGTCTAGCGGTTGCTGGACAACAAGGGGTCAAGTCTGTTTTAAAAAATATTATTGCGGATATGGATATTACTTTAGCATTATCGGGAGAAAAAGCGATTCGTAATGTAAATAAATCGTTGCTTATGGAGGCGTAA
- a CDS encoding L-cystine transporter — MNVLLIIVNIAALLAIIGLLIFMQKKHVSFTKRVFTGLGAGIVLGALLQAIYGVDSEILTATADWYSIVGSGYVQLLMMIVVPLVMVSIIQSIINLEKSADLGKMSAWIIGFLVSTAMIAALIGIGSAALFDLNADQIEAGQAEMDRGDLLQEKLGDVQELSTPQKILSFIPSNIFLDMTGERSTSVIAVVIFSIIVGIAVLGLRRKNPEQAEMFTKIVHALYAVVMRIVTLILRLTPFGILALMANTVAKTDVAGIVQLGKFVIASYAALIVIMLFHLILVGVFGLNPMTFLRKAMPVLGFAFTSRSSAGTIPLNIQAQKNSLGVDTGIANMSASFGATIGQNGCAGMYPAMLAVMIAPTVGIDPFTPAFIIKLVLIIGISSFGVAGVGGGATFAALIVLSSMGLPVALAGLLISIEALIDMGRTAVNVNDSMVAGTLTARILGKLNLKTFNDKTAIEDPSSF; from the coding sequence ATGAATGTACTTTTAATTATCGTAAATATCGCTGCTTTACTTGCGATTATCGGTCTTCTTATTTTTATGCAAAAGAAGCATGTATCGTTTACAAAACGTGTATTCACCGGTTTAGGTGCCGGAATTGTACTTGGTGCACTCCTACAAGCAATCTATGGCGTAGATTCGGAGATTTTAACGGCTACTGCAGATTGGTATAGTATTGTCGGAAGCGGGTATGTCCAACTATTGATGATGATTGTCGTACCCCTTGTCATGGTGTCTATTATTCAGTCCATCATTAATTTGGAGAAATCTGCAGACCTTGGAAAAATGTCTGCTTGGATTATTGGTTTCTTAGTTTCGACGGCTATGATTGCCGCTTTGATCGGAATTGGATCTGCTGCATTATTTGATTTGAATGCAGATCAAATTGAAGCAGGACAGGCGGAAATGGATCGTGGAGATCTACTCCAAGAAAAACTTGGAGATGTACAAGAGCTATCTACTCCGCAAAAAATCCTGAGTTTTATTCCATCCAATATCTTTTTAGATATGACAGGGGAACGGTCAACTTCGGTCATTGCGGTGGTCATTTTCTCCATTATCGTCGGGATAGCCGTGCTCGGATTGCGGAGAAAAAATCCGGAACAAGCGGAAATGTTTACGAAAATCGTTCACGCGCTTTATGCAGTTGTTATGCGGATCGTAACGTTGATTTTGCGCCTAACACCATTTGGAATTCTGGCTTTGATGGCTAATACGGTGGCTAAGACAGATGTTGCCGGTATTGTCCAGCTTGGTAAATTTGTGATTGCCTCTTATGCCGCATTAATCGTCATCATGCTGTTCCATCTTATATTAGTGGGGGTTTTTGGTTTAAATCCGATGACGTTCTTGAGAAAGGCCATGCCTGTGCTAGGCTTTGCTTTTACATCCCGTTCAAGTGCAGGTACGATTCCATTGAACATCCAAGCACAGAAAAATTCCCTTGGTGTTGACACAGGAATCGCCAACATGTCAGCTTCATTTGGAGCGACAATTGGGCAAAATGGCTGTGCGGGAATGTATCCTGCCATGCTGGCAGTTATGATTGCACCGACGGTCGGAATTGATCCATTTACACCAGCATTTATCATCAAATTGGTGTTAATTATCGGAATCAGTTCATTTGGTGTTGCCGGTGTTGGTGGAGGTGCAACCTTTGCCGCATTGATTGTTTTGTCTTCTATGGGGCTCCCGGTAGCTTTGGCGGGTTTGCTTATATCAATCGAGGCACTGATCGATATGGGGCGTACAGCTGTAAATGTAAATGACAGCATGGTTGCCGGAACATTGACTGCACGAATCTTGGGGAAACTGAATTTAAAAACATTTAATGATAAAACGGCAATTGAAGATCCTTCGTCATTTTAA
- a CDS encoding helix-turn-helix domain-containing protein, whose translation MLVNKAYKFRIYPNKEQE comes from the coding sequence ATGCTAGTTAATAAAGCATATAAGTTTCGCATCTATCCGAATAAAGAACAGGAAAT